Proteins encoded by one window of Chondromyces crocatus:
- a CDS encoding sugar transferase, giving the protein MKREKPSEDQGARWVKRALDVSVAGLALAGTLPLMAVTAALIALEDGRPVLFVQRRVGRGGRLFDMLKFRTMRENSLTIQQTGQVRGDHPLVTRVGRVIRRYKLDELPQLVNVLRGDMSLVGPRPTYPEHAATFTSLQQRRLEVLPGCTGWAQVNGGTLYTWDERILMDVWYVDHWSLGLDLRILLRTVGVILGGEREGGEVLQRARDHATHLERERSEVRVNGSPAHVNGTSVRMNGVPVRG; this is encoded by the coding sequence ATGAAGCGCGAGAAGCCATCGGAGGATCAGGGGGCGCGGTGGGTGAAGCGCGCTCTCGACGTGTCGGTGGCTGGACTCGCGCTGGCCGGGACACTCCCCCTGATGGCCGTCACAGCGGCGCTGATCGCCCTGGAGGACGGTCGGCCCGTGCTGTTCGTGCAGCGGCGCGTCGGGCGAGGTGGCCGGCTCTTCGACATGCTCAAGTTCCGCACCATGCGGGAGAACTCCCTCACCATCCAGCAAACAGGGCAGGTGCGCGGAGATCACCCGCTGGTCACGCGGGTCGGCAGGGTGATCCGCCGCTACAAGCTCGACGAGCTTCCGCAACTCGTGAACGTGCTGCGTGGCGACATGAGCCTCGTGGGGCCACGACCGACTTATCCCGAGCACGCAGCGACGTTCACGTCCCTCCAGCAGCGACGGCTGGAGGTCCTGCCAGGATGCACCGGGTGGGCCCAGGTGAACGGCGGGACGCTGTACACGTGGGACGAGCGCATCTTGATGGACGTCTGGTACGTGGATCACTGGTCCCTGGGACTCGATCTGCGCATCCTGCTTCGAACGGTCGGGGTGATCCTCGGGGGTGAACGGGAGGGCGGAGAGGTGCTCCAGCGAGCCCGCGATCATGCGACCCATCTCGAGAGGGAGCGCTCGGAAGTTCGCGTGAACGGCTCGCCCGCCCACGTGAATGGCACGTCGGTTCGCATGAACGGCGTGCCTGTCCGAGGGTGA
- a CDS encoding glycosyltransferase, whose protein sequence is MKPRLLAIVPDPDGAFAQAGGVLSATRAVLGPEVHAVFDVDIVDTTMRAFPRPDLRERVTSGAGRGAAVLRSIAHRRPQVAIAFCSEGTSFYEKSALLLLARAAGARTWLSPRSGRAEAWLERSARARRWVTHVGHKLDGLLVQSEGWREVYARAGVPRERLHIWHNTVDTRIWQPIASARRPAPPERPFRFLFLGWAIEAKGLRELCAAVETLEARSGPQFQLAIAGDGALGETLREQAAEGRLPRSIELLGWVKGDRRADELARADALVLPTHVDGFPNVVLEAMACALPVIATPVGAIPDVVLPEETGLLIPTRDVGSLVEAMDRLRHHPEEAAAMGQRGLARARARFDRTVGVARLLELLLGEQDREGAPGMNTMTLGEEPRSQGAGE, encoded by the coding sequence ATGAAGCCGCGCCTCCTCGCGATCGTCCCGGATCCTGACGGGGCCTTCGCCCAGGCGGGCGGCGTGCTCTCGGCGACCCGTGCAGTCCTCGGGCCCGAGGTGCATGCGGTGTTCGATGTCGACATCGTCGATACCACCATGCGCGCGTTTCCTCGGCCCGACCTTCGGGAGCGCGTCACGAGCGGTGCTGGCCGCGGAGCTGCCGTGCTCCGGAGCATCGCGCACCGCCGCCCTCAGGTGGCGATTGCGTTCTGCAGTGAGGGCACGAGCTTCTACGAGAAATCAGCGCTGCTGCTCCTCGCACGCGCGGCGGGCGCCCGCACCTGGCTGAGCCCCCGCTCGGGACGCGCGGAGGCGTGGCTCGAGCGGAGCGCCAGGGCACGGCGCTGGGTCACCCACGTCGGACACAAGCTCGACGGCCTGCTCGTCCAGTCGGAAGGCTGGCGTGAGGTCTACGCGAGAGCCGGTGTTCCGAGAGAACGGCTCCACATCTGGCACAACACCGTCGACACGCGCATCTGGCAGCCGATCGCATCGGCGCGACGACCAGCGCCTCCAGAGCGCCCCTTCCGCTTTCTTTTCCTCGGGTGGGCCATCGAGGCCAAGGGATTGCGTGAACTCTGCGCCGCGGTCGAGACGCTCGAAGCGCGATCCGGCCCCCAGTTTCAGCTGGCCATCGCAGGAGACGGAGCCCTCGGAGAGACGCTGAGAGAGCAGGCTGCGGAGGGCAGGCTGCCGAGGTCGATCGAGCTGCTGGGGTGGGTCAAAGGCGACAGGCGCGCGGACGAACTCGCACGGGCTGATGCCCTTGTTTTGCCGACCCACGTCGATGGGTTCCCCAACGTGGTCCTGGAAGCCATGGCCTGCGCCCTGCCCGTGATCGCCACCCCTGTGGGGGCCATCCCGGACGTGGTGCTCCCCGAAGAGACGGGCCTGCTGATTCCTACCCGCGACGTCGGGAGCCTCGTGGAGGCGATGGATCGGTTGCGGCACCACCCCGAAGAGGCCGCGGCGATGGGTCAGCGAGGCCTCGCACGAGCGCGCGCGAGGTTCGACCGAACGGTGGGCGTGGCGCGATTGCTCGAGCTGCTTCTGGGCGAGCAGGACCGCGAGGGCGCGCCCGGAATGAACACCATGACGCTCGGAGAGGAGCCGCGCTCTCAGGGCGCTGGAGAGTAG
- a CDS encoding carbamoyltransferase family protein yields MKILGICHDVLICSAAVVVDGRVTAAIPEERLDRQKQSRVFPRLAIQRCLEMSGLKLTDIDEIAVAWNPAIDMETIPSGYLNARRWRTEHLSQVPARFMQLLGTKAEEAFTVQGGARDCPPITYLNHYHAHLGNALMVCPHEETAVLVMDGRAEKQTSLLGVARGASFETLCEVNFPHSLGLFYGTITQFLGFTPDSDEWKVMALAAFAEEDNELIEPLRRLIQVNEDGSFELALEYFAFYNFFERRMYSERFVQRFGAPRARNAPLTQRDYKLAAAMQCVFEETMTSIATILHRRTGLDRLAVSGGCFMNSVFNGKITQVTPFKECFLSSCPDDSGTSIGAALFLHAQRTANASAPREVVRHSYWGPSFSDEACLEAARRYRLPNVEVVSDPSTRAAEDLANGRILGWFQGAMEFGQRALGNRSILLDPRREDGKAVVNAAVKFRESFRPFAPAILAERVADWFECSPETRVPFMERVLMFRPERRAHVPAVTHADGSGRLQTVEHDVSPRFHALISAFEQRTGVPIVLNTSFNLNGEPIVCAPEDAIRTFYTCALDVLYLGNVRIAK; encoded by the coding sequence ATGAAGATCCTGGGCATCTGCCACGATGTTCTCATCTGCTCGGCCGCGGTCGTGGTGGACGGGCGCGTGACTGCCGCCATTCCCGAGGAGCGCCTCGATCGGCAGAAACAGAGCCGCGTCTTCCCGAGGCTCGCGATCCAGCGTTGCCTGGAGATGAGCGGGCTGAAGCTGACCGACATCGACGAGATCGCGGTGGCATGGAACCCAGCCATCGACATGGAAACGATCCCCTCCGGCTATCTCAACGCACGCCGCTGGCGGACCGAGCACCTGAGCCAGGTCCCCGCTCGCTTCATGCAGCTGCTCGGGACGAAGGCCGAAGAAGCCTTCACCGTGCAGGGCGGGGCGCGAGATTGCCCACCCATCACCTACCTCAACCACTATCACGCCCACCTCGGCAACGCGCTGATGGTGTGCCCACACGAGGAGACCGCCGTCCTGGTGATGGATGGTCGTGCCGAGAAGCAAACCAGCTTGCTCGGCGTGGCGCGGGGCGCGTCGTTCGAGACCCTCTGCGAGGTGAACTTCCCCCACTCCCTCGGTTTGTTCTACGGGACGATCACTCAGTTCCTCGGGTTCACGCCCGACTCCGACGAGTGGAAGGTCATGGCGCTCGCGGCGTTCGCTGAAGAGGACAACGAGCTGATCGAGCCCTTGCGACGACTGATCCAGGTGAACGAGGACGGCTCGTTCGAGCTCGCCCTGGAATACTTCGCGTTCTACAACTTCTTCGAGCGACGGATGTACTCCGAGCGCTTCGTGCAGCGCTTCGGAGCACCTCGTGCGCGAAACGCGCCGCTCACGCAGCGCGACTACAAGCTCGCCGCAGCGATGCAGTGCGTGTTCGAGGAGACGATGACGAGCATCGCCACCATCCTGCATCGACGTACGGGGCTCGACCGCCTGGCCGTGTCGGGAGGGTGCTTCATGAACAGCGTCTTCAACGGGAAGATCACCCAGGTGACCCCCTTCAAGGAGTGCTTCCTGTCGAGCTGCCCGGACGACTCGGGCACCTCGATCGGCGCAGCGCTGTTTCTGCATGCGCAACGCACCGCGAACGCATCCGCGCCACGGGAGGTGGTGCGTCACAGCTACTGGGGGCCGTCATTCAGCGATGAAGCTTGCCTCGAGGCGGCTCGGCGCTATCGCCTTCCCAACGTCGAGGTGGTCTCTGACCCCTCCACCCGCGCCGCCGAGGATCTCGCGAATGGCCGGATCCTGGGCTGGTTCCAGGGTGCCATGGAGTTCGGCCAGCGCGCGCTCGGCAACCGGTCCATCTTGCTCGACCCCCGCCGTGAGGATGGCAAGGCAGTGGTGAACGCCGCGGTGAAATTCCGGGAAAGCTTCCGGCCTTTTGCTCCGGCGATCCTCGCCGAGCGGGTTGCGGACTGGTTCGAGTGTTCGCCGGAAACGCGCGTTCCTTTCATGGAAAGGGTGCTGATGTTCAGGCCCGAGCGACGCGCGCACGTGCCAGCCGTGACGCACGCCGACGGCTCCGGACGCCTGCAGACGGTCGAGCATGATGTCTCACCACGCTTTCACGCGCTGATCAGCGCCTTCGAGCAACGCACCGGGGTCCCCATCGTGCTCAACACGAGCTTCAACCTCAACGGTGAGCCGATCGTGTGCGCCCCCGAAGATGCCATCAGGACCTTCTACACGTGCGCCCTGGATGTCCTCTATCTGGGGAATGTTCGCATCGCCAAGTAG
- a CDS encoding DUF2169 family type VI secretion system accessory protein has translation MEAVSLSSLPVASLLWQSRPGTWLLTVVCKATFELQPMESRLAPEQEPINTTDRHWSDDASWSLYAPTDLVPYRPRADVLLVGHAFASRGARVRSLVARIIVGDLDKAIKVHADRSFGQDGVLQDGPRFSKMPLLWERAGGGPDTNNPVGMPPNARDIYGKQPVPNLQPPGVNISEAEEPIEPIGFGPIAPTWPPRRQRLNNHAATWSVNDWHLQPLPPDLDAAYFNAAPRDQQVSALRDNERIILDNLHPEHPHLVTSLPGIHPRAFVHRPGRNYQDLVMRPDQLWLNTDRCVVTMTWRGQIPLQQRNEAGVVMVALESAGQILGWAEVKRQAARGGIRIDGATDEKEVEELEELEPDAPDILDGDTFTSGAFTSGGGLADGHKTRPAALQRAVGPSILPFTSPQSQMPPTLPSDPAQRFSAMPFVAAGQGAQQQPGPPSLQSPPRMSMPLGTTTLVPPLATGKGPAPLTITPPIPTPSPSPPATGLGSAPPPVPPTAPSTSPSSPPVRSPSPSIPPASGGTMPPPATRLASVATPPAPALAPSAAPSTLGVPPVAQPLPPPIVGAPAVPPPALIRAPVLGAAAGGMSAGVLAASNAAAGSTPSLPRDEPAPASTKTPAVQASARPAPTSKDVLDLIWFEPQCVARVRRPQAWKEILKELAKKPIDRQVDDPGQGQDAAGIEDRRDVFEILSRGGAVDALGVREALSDAVRDHAKFTPPLRLLEGELSFPFDEVESLKTTIAVVTPLIGTDETLKAAVNNAQEAQRGSDLRSAPAVAESLTTRIREVWNLGKRSTPAGYLENQTERALIAERHYQRRKILGGRFVRAILQPFGPDELIPAYLPDAVADLLPLFPRLKVRLIAELHLQIDPSEAHSAAVKVLALARNVPLFGKPR, from the coding sequence ATGGAGGCCGTCTCCCTCTCCTCGCTCCCTGTCGCATCGCTTCTCTGGCAGTCTCGCCCCGGCACCTGGCTCCTGACGGTGGTCTGCAAGGCCACGTTCGAGCTCCAGCCGATGGAGTCGCGGCTCGCGCCCGAGCAGGAGCCGATCAACACCACCGACCGCCACTGGAGTGACGACGCTTCGTGGAGCCTGTATGCGCCGACGGATCTCGTCCCCTACCGGCCTCGCGCCGACGTGCTCCTGGTAGGACACGCTTTCGCGTCACGCGGGGCGCGGGTGCGGTCTCTCGTGGCGCGCATCATCGTGGGTGACCTGGACAAGGCGATCAAGGTCCACGCCGACCGCTCCTTCGGGCAGGACGGCGTGCTCCAGGATGGACCTCGCTTCTCGAAGATGCCCCTGCTGTGGGAACGCGCGGGTGGAGGGCCGGACACGAACAATCCGGTCGGGATGCCGCCCAATGCACGCGACATCTACGGCAAGCAGCCCGTGCCGAACTTGCAGCCGCCGGGGGTGAACATCTCCGAGGCCGAGGAGCCCATCGAGCCCATCGGCTTCGGCCCGATCGCCCCGACCTGGCCTCCGAGGCGCCAGCGGCTCAACAACCATGCGGCCACGTGGTCGGTGAACGACTGGCACCTTCAGCCGCTTCCGCCCGATCTCGATGCTGCCTACTTCAACGCTGCCCCCCGGGACCAGCAGGTTTCCGCGCTGCGCGACAACGAGCGCATCATCCTCGACAACCTGCACCCCGAGCACCCGCACCTGGTCACGAGCCTGCCCGGCATCCATCCACGCGCGTTCGTGCATCGGCCGGGCCGGAACTACCAGGATCTGGTGATGCGTCCCGACCAGCTCTGGCTCAACACCGATCGCTGCGTGGTGACGATGACGTGGCGAGGGCAAATTCCGCTTCAGCAACGCAATGAGGCGGGTGTCGTCATGGTCGCCCTCGAGTCGGCAGGGCAGATATTGGGATGGGCGGAGGTGAAGCGTCAGGCCGCGCGCGGTGGCATTCGCATCGACGGCGCCACCGACGAGAAGGAAGTGGAGGAACTGGAAGAACTCGAGCCCGACGCGCCGGACATCCTCGATGGCGACACCTTCACATCCGGTGCGTTCACATCAGGTGGTGGACTCGCTGATGGGCACAAGACCCGCCCCGCAGCGCTCCAGCGGGCGGTGGGGCCATCCATCCTCCCCTTTACCTCGCCCCAGAGCCAGATGCCGCCCACGCTCCCGTCGGATCCGGCACAGCGCTTCTCGGCAATGCCCTTCGTTGCCGCAGGACAGGGGGCGCAGCAGCAACCGGGTCCCCCTTCGCTCCAGTCACCGCCCCGGATGTCCATGCCACTCGGGACGACGACCCTGGTGCCTCCCCTGGCGACGGGCAAGGGACCAGCGCCACTGACGATCACGCCCCCGATCCCGACCCCTTCCCCCTCGCCTCCTGCGACGGGTCTGGGGAGCGCCCCTCCGCCTGTCCCACCGACAGCGCCTTCGACCAGCCCCTCCTCGCCCCCCGTACGCTCGCCATCACCGAGCATTCCGCCAGCATCGGGTGGAACCATGCCACCTCCCGCGACGAGGCTCGCGAGCGTGGCAACACCACCGGCGCCTGCCCTGGCGCCCAGTGCGGCCCCTTCCACCCTCGGCGTACCTCCCGTTGCCCAGCCCCTTCCACCACCCATCGTGGGAGCGCCCGCCGTCCCACCTCCCGCGTTGATCCGCGCTCCTGTGCTGGGCGCTGCGGCCGGGGGGATGAGCGCCGGTGTGCTGGCAGCCTCGAACGCCGCGGCAGGGTCGACGCCCTCGCTGCCACGCGACGAGCCAGCGCCGGCGTCGACGAAGACGCCTGCGGTGCAGGCATCGGCGCGACCCGCTCCGACCTCGAAGGACGTGCTCGACCTGATCTGGTTCGAACCTCAGTGCGTGGCGCGCGTCCGACGCCCTCAGGCGTGGAAGGAGATCCTGAAGGAGCTGGCCAAGAAGCCGATCGATCGACAGGTCGACGATCCTGGCCAAGGCCAGGACGCCGCGGGCATCGAGGATCGGCGCGACGTCTTCGAGATTCTCTCACGCGGCGGTGCCGTCGATGCGCTCGGCGTGAGGGAGGCGCTCTCGGACGCCGTGAGAGACCACGCGAAGTTCACGCCTCCGCTGCGATTGCTCGAAGGTGAGCTGAGCTTCCCCTTCGATGAGGTCGAAAGCTTGAAGACCACGATCGCCGTGGTCACCCCGTTGATCGGCACGGACGAGACACTCAAGGCCGCCGTCAACAACGCGCAGGAGGCCCAGCGCGGGTCCGATCTACGAAGCGCCCCCGCCGTGGCAGAGAGCCTGACGACACGCATCCGCGAGGTGTGGAACCTGGGCAAACGTTCGACACCTGCTGGCTACCTGGAGAACCAGACCGAGCGGGCACTGATTGCGGAGCGTCATTACCAGCGTCGCAAGATCCTTGGCGGGCGATTCGTGCGGGCGATCCTTCAACCGTTCGGTCCCGATGAGCTGATCCCGGCGTACTTGCCCGACGCGGTGGCGGATCTCCTTCCGCTCTTCCCTCGGCTGAAGGTGCGGCTGATCGCAGAGCTGCATCTCCAGATCGATCCGAGCGAGGCGCACTCCGCGGCGGTGAAGGTGCTGGCGCTCGCGCGCAACGTCCCCTTGTTCGGGAAGCCGCGGTGA
- a CDS encoding serpin family protein: MTMRLLGLLPLALSMTVFGCTTSEGEPPLQDEEVVCSDPGTAGCVVSSELKRDTSPAVAPADLKAAADGNRAFAFDLYQQLREESGNLFYSPHSISSALAMTWAGARAQTEQDMAAALHFTLPQAQLHPAFNAIDLALESRGKGAQGSDGKGFRLTVANALWGQINFPFEADFLDVLARNYGAGMHVVDFVEQPTEATDLINGWVDHRTEGKIKKLLTPQNIRPNTRLVLTNAIYFNAAWATPFEPSQTQDGPFVTQAGAQVTVPMMHGYLQVPYGEGAGFKAVELPYDGHELSMVLVLPDNLDAFEQGLDAARVDGVVGALGTRLVDTKMPRFKFESRFSMVDPLAKLGMGIAFGFDGEPDFSGINGTGGLAIDEVVHQAFVGVNEAGTEAAAATAVIVGETSAPEPAEISLDRPFVFFIRDIATGAVLFVGRVSDPSPN; encoded by the coding sequence ATGACCATGCGACTCCTTGGACTGCTCCCTCTCGCACTTTCGATGACTGTGTTCGGCTGCACGACCTCGGAAGGGGAACCGCCGCTCCAGGACGAGGAGGTCGTCTGCAGCGATCCTGGCACCGCAGGCTGCGTCGTCTCCTCGGAGCTGAAGCGCGATACGAGCCCCGCGGTCGCTCCGGCTGATCTGAAAGCAGCCGCCGATGGAAACCGCGCGTTCGCCTTCGACCTCTACCAGCAGCTGCGTGAGGAGTCCGGCAACCTCTTCTACTCACCCCACAGCATCTCCTCTGCCCTGGCGATGACCTGGGCCGGAGCGCGAGCCCAGACCGAGCAGGACATGGCTGCGGCACTGCACTTCACCCTGCCTCAGGCCCAGCTTCATCCTGCCTTCAATGCGATCGATCTGGCGCTCGAGAGCCGGGGGAAGGGAGCGCAGGGCTCTGACGGCAAGGGCTTCAGGCTCACCGTGGCGAATGCGCTGTGGGGGCAGATCAACTTCCCCTTCGAGGCCGATTTCCTGGACGTCCTCGCGCGTAACTATGGTGCAGGGATGCACGTCGTCGATTTCGTCGAGCAGCCCACCGAGGCGACCGATCTGATCAACGGCTGGGTCGACCACCGAACCGAGGGCAAGATCAAGAAGCTGCTCACGCCGCAGAACATCAGGCCGAACACCCGACTCGTCCTCACGAACGCCATCTACTTCAACGCTGCCTGGGCAACGCCGTTCGAGCCGTCGCAGACCCAGGACGGCCCCTTCGTCACCCAGGCCGGCGCGCAGGTCACGGTGCCCATGATGCATGGCTACCTCCAGGTCCCCTATGGCGAGGGGGCCGGCTTCAAGGCCGTGGAGCTTCCGTATGACGGCCACGAGCTGTCGATGGTGCTGGTCCTCCCGGACAACCTCGACGCTTTCGAGCAGGGGCTCGATGCGGCACGTGTCGATGGTGTCGTCGGAGCGCTGGGAACGCGCCTCGTCGATACGAAGATGCCGCGGTTCAAGTTCGAGTCACGCTTCTCGATGGTGGATCCCCTGGCCAAGCTGGGGATGGGCATTGCCTTCGGGTTCGACGGGGAGCCTGATTTCTCCGGGATCAACGGTACGGGTGGGCTCGCGATCGACGAAGTGGTGCATCAGGCATTCGTCGGGGTCAACGAGGCCGGGACGGAGGCCGCGGCAGCGACCGCTGTGATCGTGGGTGAAACCAGCGCACCGGAGCCGGCGGAGATCAGCCTGGATCGGCCTTTCGTGTTCTTCATCCGCGACATCGCGACGGGGGCGGTCCTCTTCGTCGGTCGCGTGAGCGATCCGTCGCCGAACTGA
- a CDS encoding YqaA family protein, with the protein MLRAILQLVLSLVVLAGAVAAVGYLLRDELNALGGAFVKHFGIAGMFVGTFIADAFSFPIPPQFYMLTAITAGSSQVGAMAAICVASLLAGQTGYHLAGRIARVEFICRRIDLFRPKIDRLFERYGYWAIAVGSLTPIPFSVLCYLSGLYRIPPKLFTVLLLFRVPRLILFYALIRLGWAQGA; encoded by the coding sequence TTGTTGCGCGCCATCCTCCAGCTCGTCCTCAGTCTCGTCGTCCTCGCAGGAGCCGTGGCAGCGGTCGGGTACCTCTTGCGCGACGAGCTGAATGCCCTGGGGGGTGCGTTCGTGAAGCATTTCGGCATCGCCGGGATGTTCGTCGGGACGTTCATCGCCGACGCCTTTTCCTTCCCGATTCCACCCCAGTTCTACATGCTGACCGCCATCACCGCGGGCAGCTCTCAGGTGGGAGCGATGGCGGCCATCTGTGTCGCGTCCCTGCTCGCCGGGCAAACGGGCTACCATCTCGCAGGGCGCATCGCGCGGGTCGAGTTCATCTGCCGACGGATCGATCTCTTCAGGCCAAAGATCGACCGGTTGTTCGAGCGCTACGGCTACTGGGCGATCGCCGTTGGCAGCCTGACCCCGATCCCCTTCTCGGTGCTCTGCTACCTCTCCGGGCTCTACCGCATCCCACCGAAGCTCTTCACCGTGCTCCTGCTGTTCCGGGTGCCGCGGCTGATCCTGTTCTATGCGCTCATCCGGCTGGGATGGGCACAAGGCGCCTGA
- a CDS encoding DegT/DnrJ/EryC1/StrS family aminotransferase, giving the protein MKKRIYLSVPHMGGDEESFVRAAFASNWLSTVGPELDAFEGEFAARIGRPCVALSSGTAALHLGLRLLGVGPGDEVVSPTLTFVASVNPVVYLGARPVFVDADRESWNMDPQRLADVLAAKAASGRLPRAVMVVHLYGQTADMDAIVACCQRYGVPVIEDAAEAVGASYKGRPAGTLAPVSAFSFNGNKIITTTSGGMLAASDPAWVEKARFWSQQARDPGIAYHHTEMGYNYRLSNVLAGIGRGQLRVLDERVRRRREIAFLYRDAFADLSGIELMPQAPHGLHTNWLSAFLIDPARFGADRDQIIEALAGENIESRPVWKPMHLQPLYKDAECVGGEVAEDLFSRGICLPSSSNLQEDELARIIHVVRSVARPRP; this is encoded by the coding sequence GTGAAGAAGCGAATCTACCTGTCCGTGCCACACATGGGAGGCGACGAGGAGTCCTTCGTTCGCGCCGCATTCGCCTCGAACTGGCTCTCGACGGTGGGACCCGAGCTCGACGCCTTCGAAGGGGAGTTCGCAGCGCGTATCGGCCGTCCCTGCGTGGCCCTGTCGAGTGGAACGGCGGCGCTCCATCTCGGCCTCCGGCTGCTCGGCGTGGGCCCGGGAGACGAGGTCGTCAGCCCGACGTTGACCTTCGTGGCGAGCGTGAACCCTGTCGTTTACCTGGGCGCTCGGCCGGTGTTCGTCGATGCCGATCGGGAGAGCTGGAACATGGATCCTCAGCGCCTCGCGGATGTGCTGGCTGCGAAAGCCGCGAGCGGGAGGCTGCCCAGGGCGGTGATGGTCGTTCATCTCTACGGCCAGACGGCGGACATGGACGCGATCGTGGCGTGCTGTCAGCGCTACGGGGTTCCCGTCATCGAGGACGCCGCCGAGGCCGTGGGAGCTTCCTACAAAGGGCGGCCCGCGGGAACGCTGGCCCCCGTCAGTGCCTTCTCCTTCAATGGCAACAAGATCATCACCACCACGAGTGGTGGAATGCTTGCCGCCTCGGATCCAGCCTGGGTCGAGAAGGCGCGCTTCTGGTCGCAGCAAGCGCGTGATCCCGGGATTGCCTATCACCACACGGAGATGGGCTACAACTATCGCCTCAGCAATGTGCTGGCCGGCATCGGCCGGGGTCAGCTCCGGGTGCTCGATGAGCGGGTCCGTCGGCGCAGAGAGATTGCTTTTCTGTACCGCGACGCCTTCGCCGATCTGTCAGGCATCGAGCTGATGCCGCAGGCTCCTCATGGACTCCACACCAACTGGCTCAGCGCTTTCCTCATCGACCCAGCCCGCTTCGGGGCCGATCGGGATCAGATCATCGAGGCGCTCGCCGGCGAGAACATCGAGTCGCGACCGGTGTGGAAGCCGATGCACCTGCAGCCGCTGTACAAGGATGCGGAGTGCGTTGGCGGAGAGGTGGCGGAAGACCTGTTCTCTCGTGGGATCTGCCTGCCCAGCTCCTCCAACCTTCAGGAAGACGAGCTCGCGCGGATCATCCACGTGGTTCGTTCGGTCGCGCGCCCTCGACCCTGA